In one window of Azoarcus olearius DNA:
- a CDS encoding tyrosine-type recombinase/integrase, with the protein MSVPREAPLAPLTDECEAYLAYLGDQRRAAPLTLENYRRDLHRLERLGDGRALMTLGAADIRRFVARLHGEGLSGRSIARVLSCWRGLYRWLLRRRLIPANPVDGIRAPKSPRLLPRALSPDQAQALLDPPAEAALEVRDLAMFELFYSSGLRLSELAGLDVGGGLDPAEGMVTVLGKRGKTRSVPVGAHAWVALKAWDTVRAAIAPAAEPALFVTRSGRRMSPSAIRDRLARRARAVGLGVHVHPHMLRHSFASHLLQSSGDLRAVQELLGHSSIRSTQVYTHLDFQHLARIYDAAHPRARK; encoded by the coding sequence ATGAGCGTGCCCCGCGAGGCGCCCCTCGCGCCGCTTACCGACGAGTGCGAGGCGTATCTCGCCTATCTCGGCGACCAGCGCCGCGCCGCGCCGCTGACGCTCGAAAACTACCGGCGTGACCTGCACCGCCTCGAACGCCTGGGTGACGGCCGCGCACTGATGACGCTGGGCGCGGCCGACATCCGCCGCTTCGTCGCGCGCCTGCACGGCGAGGGGCTGTCGGGCCGTTCGATCGCACGCGTGTTGTCGTGCTGGCGTGGCCTTTACCGCTGGCTGCTGAGGCGGCGGCTGATCCCGGCGAATCCCGTCGACGGGATCCGGGCACCGAAATCGCCGCGGCTGCTGCCGCGCGCGCTGTCGCCGGACCAGGCGCAGGCACTGCTCGATCCGCCCGCGGAGGCCGCGCTGGAAGTGCGCGACCTCGCGATGTTCGAACTCTTCTATTCCTCCGGCCTGCGGCTCTCGGAACTGGCGGGGCTCGACGTTGGAGGCGGGCTGGACCCGGCCGAAGGCATGGTCACGGTGCTCGGCAAGCGCGGAAAGACGCGCAGCGTGCCGGTCGGCGCGCACGCCTGGGTGGCGTTGAAGGCATGGGACACCGTCCGTGCCGCAATCGCCCCGGCGGCAGAGCCGGCGCTGTTCGTCACCCGCTCCGGCCGCCGCATGAGCCCGTCGGCGATCCGCGACCGCCTCGCCCGGCGCGCGCGCGCGGTGGGACTCGGCGTGCACGTCCATCCGCACATGTTGCGCCACAGCTTTGCCAGCCATCTTCTGCAATCCAGCGGCGACCTGCGCGCGGTGCAGGAGTTGCTCGGACACAGCAGCATCCGCAGCACCCAGGTGTATACCCACCTCGATTTTCAGCATCTGGCGCGAATCTACGACGCCGCTCATCCGCGGGCCCGCAAGTAG
- a CDS encoding class I SAM-dependent rRNA methyltransferase — MARLFLHPGKERSLLRRHPWIFAGSVERLEGRARAGDTVDVLSADGRVLGRAAWSPVSQIRARMWCFDADTTIDHAFFKRRVAAAVAARQSHPLLTGQDGLRLIHGESDGLPGVIADRYGDVVVVQLTSAGADKWRDAIVAALVQATGCSTVYERSDSDVRGLEGLEPKTGCVHGALPETLQIVEHGVRMEVDVAGGHKTGFYLDQRDNRLLTGRLARGGRVLNCFCYTGGFSLQALAGGAESVLSIDSSGPALATAARNLALNPQLDAARADWWEEDVFEALRALRTEGRSFDLIVLDPPKFAPSAAHAERAARAYKDINLFGFRLLAPGGILMTYSCSGGIGLELFQKIVAGAASDAGVDARILHRLSAAPDHPIGLSVPEGEYLKGLAIQIA, encoded by the coding sequence ATGGCCCGTCTGTTTCTGCATCCCGGCAAGGAGCGCTCGCTGCTCCGCCGCCATCCCTGGATTTTTGCCGGTTCCGTCGAACGCCTCGAAGGGCGTGCTCGCGCGGGGGACACGGTTGACGTGCTGTCGGCCGACGGCCGCGTGCTGGGCCGGGCCGCGTGGTCGCCGGTGTCGCAGATCCGCGCCCGCATGTGGTGTTTCGACGCCGATACCACGATCGACCACGCCTTCTTCAAGCGCCGCGTGGCGGCGGCCGTGGCGGCCCGGCAGAGTCACCCGCTGCTGACGGGGCAGGACGGCCTGCGCCTGATTCACGGCGAGTCCGACGGCCTGCCCGGGGTGATCGCCGACCGTTACGGCGACGTCGTGGTGGTGCAACTCACCAGCGCCGGGGCGGACAAGTGGCGCGACGCGATCGTCGCTGCGCTGGTCCAGGCCACGGGCTGCAGTACCGTCTATGAACGCTCGGATTCCGACGTCCGCGGCCTCGAAGGGCTGGAGCCGAAAACCGGCTGCGTGCACGGCGCGCTGCCGGAGACCTTGCAGATCGTCGAGCACGGGGTGCGCATGGAGGTCGATGTCGCCGGTGGCCACAAGACCGGCTTCTATCTCGACCAGCGCGACAACCGCCTGCTCACCGGGCGCCTCGCGCGCGGGGGGCGGGTGCTGAACTGCTTCTGCTACACCGGCGGCTTCTCGCTGCAGGCATTGGCCGGGGGCGCGGAAAGCGTGTTGTCCATCGACTCTTCCGGCCCCGCGCTCGCAACCGCGGCGCGCAACCTCGCGCTCAACCCGCAACTGGATGCCGCGCGGGCGGACTGGTGGGAAGAGGATGTGTTCGAGGCGCTGCGGGCACTGCGCACCGAAGGCCGCAGCTTCGACCTGATCGTGCTCGATCCGCCCAAGTTCGCGCCTTCGGCCGCGCACGCCGAGCGCGCAGCGCGCGCCTACAAGGACATCAACCTGTTCGGCTTCCGCCTGCTGGCGCCGGGCGGCATCCTGATGACCTACTCCTGCTCGGGCGGCATCGGTCTGGAGCTGTTCCAGAAGATCGTTGCCGGCGCGGCGTCGGATGCCGGTGTCGATGCGCGCATCCTGCATCGCCTGTCGGCGGCGCCGGACCACCCGATCGGGCTGTCGGTGCCGGAGGGTGAATACCTGAAAGGGCTGGCGATCCAGATCGCCTAA
- the ruvB gene encoding Holliday junction branch migration DNA helicase RuvB: MIETDKLRAAAPERLISPQPADRQEDAVERALRPKRLAEYVGQAKIREQLEIFIHAAKKRSEALDHVLLFGPPGLGKTTLAHIVAAEMGVNLRQTSGPVLERAGDLAALLTNLEPHDVLFIDEIHRLSPVVEEILYPALEDFQIDIMIGEGPAARSVKLDLPPFTLVGATTRAGMLTNPLRDRFGIVSRLEFYTPDELGFIVSRSARLLNVEIDDDGALEIARRARGTPRIANRLLRRVRDYAEVKAGGHITRAVADAALRMLDVDSLGLDLMDRKMLSAMLEKFGGGPVGLDNLAAAIGESTDTIEDVIEPYLIQQGYLQRTPRGRMATHSIWQHFGLAPPRPGGTDLFGG, from the coding sequence ATGATCGAAACCGACAAGCTCCGCGCCGCCGCGCCCGAGCGCCTGATCTCGCCGCAGCCCGCCGACCGCCAGGAAGACGCGGTCGAACGCGCACTGCGCCCCAAGCGCCTGGCGGAATACGTCGGTCAGGCCAAGATCCGCGAACAGCTGGAAATCTTCATCCACGCGGCCAAGAAGCGCAGCGAAGCGCTCGACCACGTGCTGCTGTTCGGTCCGCCCGGGCTGGGCAAGACCACGCTGGCCCACATCGTCGCCGCCGAGATGGGCGTCAACCTGCGCCAGACCTCCGGCCCGGTGCTGGAACGCGCCGGCGACCTCGCCGCGCTGCTGACCAACCTCGAACCGCACGACGTGCTGTTCATCGACGAGATCCACCGCCTGTCGCCGGTGGTCGAGGAAATCCTCTACCCGGCGCTGGAAGACTTCCAGATCGACATCATGATCGGCGAAGGCCCGGCCGCGCGCTCGGTCAAGCTCGACCTGCCGCCCTTCACGCTGGTCGGCGCCACCACCCGCGCCGGCATGCTCACCAACCCGCTGCGCGACCGCTTCGGCATCGTGTCGCGGCTGGAGTTCTACACGCCGGACGAGCTCGGCTTCATCGTCAGCCGCTCGGCGCGCCTGCTCAATGTCGAGATCGACGACGACGGCGCGCTCGAAATCGCCCGCCGCGCACGCGGCACGCCCCGCATCGCCAACCGTCTGCTGCGCCGGGTGCGCGACTACGCCGAGGTCAAGGCCGGCGGCCACATCACCCGAGCGGTGGCCGATGCCGCGCTGCGCATGCTGGACGTCGACAGCCTCGGGCTGGACCTGATGGACCGCAAGATGCTGTCGGCGATGCTGGAAAAATTCGGCGGCGGCCCGGTCGGGCTGGACAACCTCGCCGCCGCGATCGGCGAATCCACCGACACCATCGAGGACGTCATCGAGCCCTACCTGATCCAGCAGGGCTATCTGCAGCGCACCCCGCGCGGCCGCATGGCGACGCACTCGATCTGGCAGCATTTCGGCCTCGCCCCGCCGCGCCCCGGCGGCACCGACCTCTTCGGCGGCTAG
- the metK gene encoding methionine adenosyltransferase, which translates to MANEFLFTSESVSEGHPDKVADQISDGVLDAILAEDPKARVACETLVSTGLVVISGEITTSAHPNYREIAQDVVRRIGYDNSDIGFDYKSCAVLAAINRQSSDIAQGVNEGEGLDLDQGAGDQGLMFGYATNETPSLMPLPIYYAHRIMQRQAEVRKDGRLPWLRPDAKSQLTVKYVDGKPVAIDTVVVSTQHNPEVSHAQISEAVIEEIIKPVLPKELMQGEVRYLINPTGRFVIGGPHGDCGLTGRKIIVDTYGGAAHHGGGAFSGKDPSKVDRSAAYAGRYVAKNVVAAGLADKCEVQVAYAIGVAKPVSLMVNTFGTGKVADDKIVDLIRAHFDLRPKAIIQTLDLLRPIYSRTAAYGHFGRDEPEFTWEQTDKAAALRAAAGL; encoded by the coding sequence ATGGCAAACGAGTTTCTCTTCACCTCCGAATCGGTCTCCGAAGGCCACCCGGACAAGGTTGCCGACCAGATCTCCGATGGCGTGCTCGACGCCATCCTGGCCGAAGACCCCAAGGCGCGCGTCGCCTGCGAAACCCTGGTGTCCACCGGCCTGGTGGTGATCTCCGGCGAAATCACCACCTCCGCCCACCCCAACTACCGTGAGATCGCGCAGGATGTGGTGCGCCGCATCGGCTACGACAACTCCGACATCGGCTTCGACTACAAGTCGTGCGCCGTGCTGGCGGCGATCAATCGCCAGTCGTCCGACATCGCCCAGGGCGTGAATGAAGGCGAAGGGCTCGATCTCGACCAGGGTGCCGGCGACCAGGGCCTGATGTTCGGTTACGCCACCAACGAAACCCCCAGCCTGATGCCGCTGCCGATCTACTACGCGCACCGCATCATGCAGCGCCAGGCCGAAGTGCGTAAGGACGGCCGCCTGCCCTGGCTGCGCCCGGACGCCAAGAGCCAGCTCACGGTGAAGTATGTCGACGGCAAGCCAGTGGCGATCGACACCGTGGTCGTGTCGACGCAGCACAACCCGGAAGTGTCGCACGCGCAGATTTCCGAGGCGGTGATCGAGGAGATCATCAAGCCGGTGCTGCCCAAGGAGCTGATGCAGGGCGAGGTGCGCTACCTGATCAACCCCACCGGCCGCTTCGTCATCGGCGGCCCGCACGGCGACTGCGGCCTGACCGGGCGCAAGATCATCGTCGACACCTACGGCGGCGCGGCCCACCACGGCGGCGGTGCGTTCTCCGGCAAGGATCCGTCCAAGGTCGACCGCTCGGCCGCCTACGCCGGCCGCTACGTCGCCAAGAACGTGGTGGCCGCCGGCCTGGCCGACAAGTGCGAGGTGCAGGTCGCCTACGCGATCGGCGTCGCCAAGCCGGTGTCGCTGATGGTGAATACCTTCGGCACCGGCAAGGTCGCCGACGACAAGATCGTCGACCTGATCCGTGCCCACTTCGACCTCCGCCCCAAGGCCATCATCCAGACCCTGGACCTGCTGCGCCCGATCTATTCCCGCACCGCCGCCTACGGCCACTTCGGCCGTGACGAGCCGGAGTTCACGTGGGAGCAGACCGACAAGGCCGCCGCGCTGCGCGCCGCCGCCGGTCTCTAA
- the dapF gene encoding diaminopimelate epimerase, translating into MHIRFTKMHGLGNDFVVIDATRTPVDLTPARVKAIADRHFGVGCDQLLVVEPPGSDEVDFRYRIFNADGGEVEQCGNGARCFVRFVHDKGLTDKREIRVETRAGVIAPALRPDGLVSVDMGVPELSPARIPFVSDSDAWVQPLQLAEDTVAITAVSMGNPHAVQVVADVDTAPVACQGAEIECHPRFPARVNAGFMQVVDAGHIRLRVFERGAGETLACGTGACAAVVAGIGRGLLVSPVRVETRGGELEIAWAGPGTPVVMTGPAVTVFEGELELP; encoded by the coding sequence ATGCATATCCGCTTCACCAAGATGCACGGCCTCGGTAACGACTTCGTCGTCATCGACGCCACCCGTACGCCGGTCGACCTCACTCCCGCGCGGGTCAAGGCGATCGCCGACCGCCATTTCGGCGTCGGTTGCGACCAGTTGCTGGTGGTCGAGCCGCCGGGCAGCGACGAAGTGGATTTCCGCTACCGCATCTTCAACGCCGACGGCGGCGAGGTGGAGCAGTGCGGCAACGGCGCGCGCTGCTTCGTCCGCTTCGTGCATGACAAGGGCCTGACCGACAAGCGCGAAATCCGCGTGGAAACCCGCGCCGGCGTCATCGCTCCTGCGCTGCGCCCGGACGGGCTGGTGTCGGTGGACATGGGCGTGCCCGAGCTGAGTCCGGCGCGCATTCCCTTCGTGTCCGATTCCGACGCCTGGGTGCAGCCGCTGCAACTGGCGGAAGACACGGTGGCGATCACCGCGGTGTCGATGGGCAACCCGCACGCGGTGCAGGTGGTCGCCGACGTCGACACCGCCCCGGTGGCCTGCCAGGGCGCCGAAATCGAATGCCATCCGCGCTTTCCGGCCCGGGTCAACGCCGGCTTCATGCAGGTGGTCGACGCCGGCCACATCCGCCTGCGCGTATTCGAACGCGGTGCGGGCGAAACGCTGGCCTGCGGCACCGGCGCGTGCGCCGCGGTGGTGGCGGGCATCGGGCGCGGCCTGCTGGTGTCGCCGGTCCGCGTCGAAACCCGCGGCGGCGAACTCGAAATCGCGTGGGCGGGGCCGGGTACGCCGGTCGTGATGACCGGCCCGGCGGTCACGGTTTTCGAAGGCGAACTCGAGCTTCCCTGA
- a CDS encoding lysophospholipid acyltransferase family protein, whose translation MTRLGVAVFWLLHWLPLPLLARIGELFGLLLYLFAVPRRRVVATNLRLCFPELSDGERRRLARAHFRIIGRSLLERGLLWWASPARLERLVAVEGLERLRALQAEGRPVLLLTPHFLGLDMGGTRLSMLGDFVSIYARQKNKVLDRWLYHGRSRFGDQLLLSRQDGVRSTVKAMKAGRPFYYLPDMDYGRKDAIFVPFFGVPAATITGLPRLARLSGAAVLPCVTHILPGGGGYKVEIGEPWPDFPSDDVEADTARMNAWIEAKVRTMPEQYYWVHRRFKTRPPGEARFY comes from the coding sequence TTGACCCGTCTCGGCGTCGCCGTGTTCTGGCTGCTGCACTGGCTGCCGCTGCCGCTGCTCGCGCGCATCGGCGAACTGTTCGGCCTGCTGCTCTACCTGTTCGCCGTGCCGCGCCGGCGGGTGGTCGCCACCAACCTGAGGCTGTGTTTTCCGGAATTGTCCGACGGCGAACGCCGGCGCCTTGCCCGCGCCCATTTCCGCATCATCGGCCGCAGCCTGCTCGAACGCGGCCTGCTGTGGTGGGCCAGCCCGGCGCGCCTGGAGCGCCTGGTGGCGGTCGAAGGGCTGGAGCGGCTGCGCGCGCTGCAGGCCGAAGGCCGGCCGGTGCTGCTGCTGACGCCGCACTTCCTCGGGCTGGACATGGGCGGCACGCGGCTGTCGATGCTGGGCGACTTCGTCAGCATCTACGCGCGGCAGAAGAACAAGGTGCTGGACCGCTGGCTCTACCACGGCCGCAGCCGCTTCGGCGACCAACTGCTGCTGTCGCGCCAGGACGGCGTGCGCAGTACCGTGAAGGCGATGAAGGCAGGGCGGCCGTTCTACTACCTGCCGGACATGGACTACGGCCGCAAGGACGCGATCTTCGTGCCCTTCTTCGGCGTGCCCGCCGCCACCATCACCGGGCTGCCGCGCTTGGCGCGGCTGTCGGGCGCCGCCGTGCTGCCCTGCGTCACCCACATCCTGCCCGGTGGCGGCGGCTACAAGGTGGAGATCGGCGAGCCCTGGCCGGACTTTCCCAGTGACGACGTGGAGGCCGATACCGCACGCATGAACGCGTGGATCGAGGCCAAGGTGCGGACGATGCCGGAGCAGTACTACTGGGTGCACCGCCGCTTCAAGACCCGTCCGCCGGGAGAGGCGCGCTTCTACTGA
- a CDS encoding DUF484 family protein: MNPNDVARYLRDNPDFLAQHGELFTELTVPHPQHGGQAISLAERQLYALRDKIRQLESKLAELIRFGEENDDISEKVHRLAVALLGARGYAAVRQALFNCLQEDFAVPHVALRLWDVAGEGTGPDFDAVSEAARLHALDLRHPSCGAPGSIEIVGWFGEAAPHIRSMALMPLRRQGETVGVLALGSEEGERFYPEMGTLYLGRIAELCAAALLREIA; this comes from the coding sequence ATGAACCCTAACGACGTCGCCCGCTACCTGCGCGACAACCCTGACTTCCTCGCCCAGCACGGTGAGCTGTTCACCGAACTGACGGTTCCGCACCCGCAGCACGGCGGCCAGGCGATTTCGCTGGCGGAGCGCCAGCTGTACGCGCTGCGCGACAAGATCCGCCAGCTCGAATCCAAGCTCGCCGAGCTGATCCGTTTCGGTGAGGAAAACGACGACATCAGCGAAAAGGTGCACCGGCTGGCGGTGGCCCTGCTTGGCGCACGCGGTTACGCGGCGGTGCGGCAGGCGCTGTTCAACTGCCTGCAGGAGGATTTCGCCGTGCCGCACGTCGCGCTGCGGCTGTGGGATGTGGCCGGCGAGGGTACGGGGCCCGATTTCGATGCCGTCAGCGAAGCCGCGCGGCTGCACGCGCTCGACCTGCGCCATCCTTCCTGCGGCGCGCCGGGCAGCATCGAGATCGTCGGCTGGTTCGGCGAGGCGGCGCCGCATATCCGTTCGATGGCCCTGATGCCGCTGCGTCGTCAGGGCGAGACGGTCGGCGTGCTGGCGCTGGGCAGCGAGGAGGGCGAACGCTTCTATCCGGAGATGGGCACGCTCTACCTCGGCCGTATCGCGGAACTGTGCGCGGCGGCGCTGCTGCGCGAAATAGCGTGA